A part of Cottoperca gobio chromosome 4, fCotGob3.1, whole genome shotgun sequence genomic DNA contains:
- the LOC115006713 gene encoding glomulin-like, which yields MNEDQVNDIIRRWQNSPEDELKPEDYQQFKNLGSACLSEGDGAKLLTFLQDEKNQGIVKSMGCVLMAPLVNKVVKQEKRLDQCQAAITHLTRTCSPDKLLHSLHELIEDIDPGAISETILALVPHLQTVLLQLDDRKAACMGLALAALQKQLSRLPVPYTRQQEEADEYGLCRCYKALAVFTKPFIEEVKRKNGNHNTSEDEELRTELLKFCMRSLREPLLEAELNRDRQSSLWHFATEIMVTLPAIQESLSEILFFSPLKKSSQMDSSESKESRACLAYLLFVQLITIDSFPAVFSPVFVLQCNMEYTNQLLSSKKESHLLKGLALYTKSLENVQDNGIPVSLQELKSFYCVPQNLRQVLTDCPMQHLRESGLKVLQLFIDKLEVEAKYKFFRCMLKTSHHAGVESYIIKNIRNQVESSMEPGNANKWFLGEELLSLLGLVLCFPQGPETDLLNSMDRIMESLNLLRYLLIRDTILRSSTVWEELCRIKDDYLKLLRVCISISRGYYASELKALREDQKMKAKEARDAARSSRLVKSITVKHEKMSDMSPEVQHQVLQSALVTFDLMESLIVRIEEITEEKLKIQN from the exons ATGAATGAAGATCAGGTGAATGACATAATTCGGAGATGG CAAAATAGTCCAGAAGACGAGTTGAAGCCGGAGGACTACCAGCAGTTCAAGAATTTGGGATCTGCCTGTCTCTCCGAGGGCGACGGTGCAAAACTACTGACATTCCTTCAAGATGAAAAAAACCAG GGGATCGTGAAGTCTATGGGTTGTGTTCTCATGGCACCGCTTGTAAACAAAGTGGTTAAACAAGAGAAGAGACTTGATCAGTGCCAGGCTGCCATCACACACCTGACCAGG ACTTGCAGCCCGGATAAACTCCTGCATAGCTTACATGAACTCATTGAAGACATTGATCCAGGGGCCATTTCTGAGACCATCTTAGCCCTTGTTCCACATCTTCAAACAG TGCTGCTTCAGCTGGATGACAGAAAGGCAGCTTGTATGGGCCTGGCTCTCGCCGCCCTGCAGAAGCAGTTGTCCCGCCTGCCTGTGCCTTACACCcggcagcaggaggaggctgaTGAGTACGGTCTGTGTCGCTGCTACAAAGCCTTGGCTGTGTTTACAAAGCCCTTCAtagaggaggtgaagaggaagAATGGAAACCACAACACCTCTGAGGATGAGGAGCTAAGGACTGAGCTTCTCAAGTT CTGCATGAGGAGCTTGAGGGAGCCTTTGCTTGAGGCTGAACTGAACCGGGACAGACAATCCTCACTGTGGCACTTTGCAACAGAGATAATG GTCACACTTCCTGCAATCCAAGAGTCCTTGTCAGAGATCCTGTTCTTCAGCCCTCTGAAGAAAAGCTCCCAGATGGACAGCAGTGAGTCCAAGGAGTCCAGAGCTTGTCTGGCTTATCTACTGTTTGTCCAGCTCATCACCATCGACAGCTTTCCAGCAGTATTCAG TCCAGTATTTGTTCTTCAATGCAACATGGAATACACCAATCAACTACTCAGTAG CAAAAAGGAATCACACTTGCTCAAAGGACTG GCACTGTATACAAAGAGCTTGGAAAATGTGCAGGACAACGGCATTCCAGTGAGTCTACAGGAACTGAAGAGCTTCTATTGTGTACCACAG AACCTGCGGCAAGTTCTTACCGACTGCCCAATGCAACATTTG AGAGAATCAGGACTAAAGGTTTTACAGCTCTTCATCGATAAATTAGAGGTCGAAGCAAAGTACAAGTTCTTCAG GTGCATGTTGAAAACCAGCCACCATGCAGGAGTAGAGAGTTACATAATAAAGAACATCAGGAATCAAGTTGAATCTTCTATGGAG CCGGGTAATGCCAATAAATGGTTCCTGGGGGAGGAGCTTCTCTCGTTGTTGGGACTGGTGCTGTGTTTCCCACAAGGTCCTGAGACAGATTTGCTTAACAGTATGGACAG GATAATGGAGAGCCTGAACCTTCTACGCTACCTCCTTATCAGGGACACAATCCTGAGGAGCTCT ACTGTGTGGGAAGAGCTGTGCAGGATCAAAGACGACTACCTAAAACTGCTGCGTGTGTGTATCAGCATATCGAGAGGATATTATGCCTCTGAACTAAAGGCACTGCGGGAGGATCAAAAGATGAAAGCAAAGG AAGCCAGAGATGCTGCCAGATCCAGCAGATTAGTCAAAAGCATAACAGTGAAACATGAGAAGATGTCCGACATGTCCCCCGAGGTCCAGCACCAG GTGTTGCAGAGTGCTTTGGTGACATTTGACCTGATGGAGAGTCTTATAGTCCGTATCGAAGAGATCACAGAGGAAAAGCTGAAGATCCAAAACTAA
- the c4h1orf146 gene encoding protein SPO16 homolog isoform X2 has protein sequence MLSAQGHRIRLSDGVESGAYIFPLSGTAFLLVGPQDLLEHFEESGLIERIQMFVQVHRNSFLLLFAPFNGKKELEMLSVLQHRFFGSNLRILPVRNNAEIVKGMLTIAKATSKPHVDSIRDRMSLARAHIIESSPVWEMLREIL, from the exons ATGCTCAGTGCACAGGGGCACCGAATCAGATTGTCAGACGGTGTTGAGTCCGGAGCTTATATTTTTCCTCTGTCGG GTACTGCATTTCTGTTGGTTGGCCCTCAAGACCTCCTTGAGCATTTTGAGGAATCTGGACTCATAGAGAGGATACAGATGTTTGTGCAAGTACACCGCAACAGCTTTCTACTTCTATTTGCCCCCTTTAATGGGAAAAAGGAATTGGAAATGTTGTCGGTGCTTCAACACAG ATTCTTTGGCAGCAATCTCAGGATCCTGCCCGTGCGAAACAATGCTGAGATTGTCAAAGGAATGTTGACAATTGCCAAG GCCACCAGTAAGCCCCATGTAGACAGTATCCGCGACCGGATGTCTCTGGCTCGGGCTCACATCATTGAAAGCAGTCCTGTGTGGGAGATGCTGAGAGAAATTCTATAA
- the c4h1orf146 gene encoding protein SPO16 homolog isoform X1: MATHKETLQWKTTIIVSTSLQDHDTNRMLSAQGHRIRLSDGVESGAYIFPLSGTAFLLVGPQDLLEHFEESGLIERIQMFVQVHRNSFLLLFAPFNGKKELEMLSVLQHRFFGSNLRILPVRNNAEIVKGMLTIAKATSKPHVDSIRDRMSLARAHIIESSPVWEMLREIL, encoded by the exons ATggcaacacacaaagaaactctTCAGTGGAAAACGACAATTATAGTCAGCACATCACTCCAG GACCATGACACAAACAGGATGCTCAGTGCACAGGGGCACCGAATCAGATTGTCAGACGGTGTTGAGTCCGGAGCTTATATTTTTCCTCTGTCGG GTACTGCATTTCTGTTGGTTGGCCCTCAAGACCTCCTTGAGCATTTTGAGGAATCTGGACTCATAGAGAGGATACAGATGTTTGTGCAAGTACACCGCAACAGCTTTCTACTTCTATTTGCCCCCTTTAATGGGAAAAAGGAATTGGAAATGTTGTCGGTGCTTCAACACAG ATTCTTTGGCAGCAATCTCAGGATCCTGCCCGTGCGAAACAATGCTGAGATTGTCAAAGGAATGTTGACAATTGCCAAG GCCACCAGTAAGCCCCATGTAGACAGTATCCGCGACCGGATGTCTCTGGCTCGGGCTCACATCATTGAAAGCAGTCCTGTGTGGGAGATGCTGAGAGAAATTCTATAA